CTGTTGAGTGCGTGGCCACACGTGTGGTTGGAGCTAAAGACGGCTGATGCACCAACGACTGGCAATGGGCCGGATCCGTCGGCAGCGAAAGAGTCTTCATCAGCTTGCCATCTGTCCGGACCATCCATGCTCCTATCCGCAGGGATGTTGCTCTGCATCCCCCCAGATGGCTCGATGCTCCGCGTAAGGCTCCGCGCTCATCCCATGCCAGGCAAGAAGGAATCAGATCCCTGTTGGCTTGTGGCCGGTGAAAGCAATCTCTGCGCTGAGGACTATCCCCCCCTTGCAAGGTCCATCCGGCTGCCCACTTCATCCGTTCAGATGGCCATCGCTGGCGGCTGACCATCCCTGCTCCAAGGCGTCGCCTGGTGCTGCTGGGCTCCGGATGGCAGCGCAACCGGCACCCCGCCACAGCGTGCCCAAGGGGTAGGCGCAAGCACCCATGCAAGGCGCGGCCAGGACCTGGACCTGCACTGGTGTCTCCCCCTCCATGCGCTTGGCACGCGTCAATGGCGCCCGCGCCGCCCGCGATGCCCTTGCCACCACACCAGGGGTTCGGAGACCCCTCCCTGCCACGGCTTGAGCCCGTCCAGGGGGATCCCTAAGGTCGCGTCAGTGACTCAACTGCCATGACGGTGCTGGAACAGGGCCAGATTCAGATCCACACCGAGAACATCTTTCCGATCATCAAGAAGGCCGTGTATTCCGGCCATGAGGTGTTTCTGCGGGAGCTGGTGAGCAATGGGGTGGATGCCATCAGCAAGCGCCGCATGGCAGCGATGGCTGGAGATTGCAGCGAGGGTGAGGAAGGCCGGATTCAGATCCGCATCGATCGCGAAGCCAAGACCCTCACCATCAGCGACAACGGCATCGGCATGACGGCCGATGAGGTGAAGCGCTACATCAACCAGGTGGCCTTCTCCAGCGCCGAGGAGTTCCTGGAGAAATACAAACGGGAAGACGACGCCATCATCGGCCATTTTGGCCTTGGCTTCTACTCCAGCTTCATGGTGGCGGCAAAGGTTGAGCTGGTGAGCCTGAGCGCACGCCCCGAATCCGAGGCTGTGCGCTGGAGCTGCGACGGCTCCCCCAACTTCAGCCTCGAATCGGGCGACCGCGCCGAGCCTGGCACCGATGTGATCCTGCACCTGCAGGAGGAGGAGATGGAATACATCGAGCCATCCCGCATTCGCTCGCTGATCACCACCTACTGCGATTTCCTGCCGGTGGAAGTGCAGTTGGAAGGCGAAACGGTCAACAAGCGGCAGGCACCGTGGCGCCAGAGCGCCCGCGACCTCACCGAGAACGACTACATCGAGCTCTACCGCTATCTCTACCCCTTCCAGGGTGATCCCCTGCTCTGGGTTCACCTCAACACCGACTACCCCTATAACCTTCAAGGCATCCTCTACTTCCCCAAACTCACAGGCCGGGGCGATTGGGAGAAAGGCGAAATTCGCCTGTACTGCAACCAGGTGTTCGTCAGCGATTCGATCAAGGAGGTGGTGCCCCGCTACCTGCTGCCGCTGCGCGGCGTGATCGACTCTCCCGACATCCCCCTCAACGTCAGCCGCTCCGCTCTGCAGACCGACCGGCGCGTGCGCTCAATCGGTGGCTTCGTGGCCAAGAAGGTGGGTGACCGCCTCAAGCAGCTCCAGAAGGACGAACCGACCCGCTACGCCGAGATCTGGGAGGGTATCGCTCCCTTCATCAAGATCGGCGCCATGGAAGACGACAAGTTCGCCGAGCAGGTGGCCGATCTGGTGCTGTTCGGCACCACGGCCGCTGCCGCCGACCCCGAGCCGATCGCCGTGGGCGGTAAGGCGTTCACCACCCTCGCCGCCTACCGCAGCCGGCTGGCTCCTGAGAACGACAAGCGCATCCTCTATTGCACCGATGAGGCCGGCCAGGCCGGAGCTCTGGCCCTGTGGCAGAGCCAGGGCGCCGAGGTGCTCCTGGCCGATGCCCTGATCGATGCCCAGTTCATCCCCTGGCTGGAGGCACGCCACGAGGAGCTCACCTTCAACCGCGTTGACGCCGAACTCGACGACAGCCTCCAGGAGAAGGAGAGCGAGCTCACCGATTCCCAGGGGAAGGACAGCTCCGAGCAGCTGCGCAGTCTGTTCAAGCAGGCCTTGGCTAACGACAAGGTGACCATCCAGGTGCAGGCCCTCAAGGGGGACAACGCCCCAGCGGCCTTGATCCTGTTGCCGGAGCAGATGCGGCGCATCAATGACATGGGCGCCTTCATGGAGCAACGTCTGCCCGGCCTGCCCGACCACCACGTGCTGCTGATCAACCGCCGCCATGCCCTGGTGGAGGGGCTGCTGAAGCTGTCCGCCGGCGCCGTGATCACCGGTGGCGGCAGCTCCCCCAGCCAGCAGCTCGCCGACGACCTCAGCCGTCACATCTACGAGCTGGCCCGCCTTTCGGTGGGAGGCCTTGAACCCAACGAGCTGGCGGGCTTCCAGCAGCGCAGCTCCAACCTGATGGGTCGCCTCATGGAGCGGGGCCTCTGAGGCCTCGCCTCCCCTTTGCTAGATTCGCCCCTTCGGGCCTGGCCCGTTTGTCATTTTCAGCAGCTGAACGTCATGTCCCGGGTTTGCCAACTCACCGGTAAGCGTGCCAACAACGGCATGGCGGTCAGCCATTCCCACGTGCGCACCAAGAAGCTCCAGCAGGTGAATCTGCAGGAGCGTCGCCTGTGGTGGGCTGAAGGCAACCGATGGGTGAAGCTGCGCGTGGCCACCCGCACCCTTCGCACCATCCAGAAGAAGGGTCTGGGCGCCTACGCCCGCGAACTGGGCATCAACCTGGCCAAAATCTGAGCCGGTACGTTCCGGTTCGGTGAAGCGTCGACGACTCCTGCAGGGTTCCGCCCTGTTTGTATCCGCATGGCTGGCCCGACCGCGTGCGGCCACAGCGATGGGTGGAACCCTTCCGGAGCTCGACCGTCCAGCTCCTTCGTTTCGTTTGCCGGCCTTCACGGCCGATCAGCTGGAACCCACCACCCTCGGGCTTGAAGATTTCCGCGGCCGCTGGCTCGCGCTCTACTTCTATCCCAAGGATTTCACCGGCGGTTGCACGCTGGAAGCGAGAGGCTTTCAGAACGATCTGGCCCGCTTCCACAGCCTTCAGGCTGAGGTGGTGGGCATCAGCGCCGATGCACTCGATGATCACGCCGCCTTCTGCGACAGCGAGGGACTGGCCTTTCCGCTGCTTTCCGACCCCGGCGGCAAGGTGAGCCAGCGTTACGGCTCCTGGCTGCCGCCCTTTTCCCAGCGTCACACGTTCCTGATCGATCCTGAAGGGATACTGCGGACCCGCTGGGTGGCCGTGCGGCCCAGCGGCCACAGCAAGGAAGTGCTTGATGAACTCGAGCGCCTTCGCGGGCTATCCAGCGGTTCGCTTACCACCTGATGGCGGGGGGGACCTGCTGAACTTGCGGCAGCGAGCATGGGGTGAGCGTTCTGCTGCGTGCATCTGGTGAGAGGGACGCAGAGTGCCTCTGCTGCACCCTGCACGTTGTACGTTCCATCCCGCCGTGCCAAGACCTCAACATTCGGTTGACGTGAGGCTCAGGAAACAGCAGCGTTCTGCTGCACCCCGATTCTCTCTCCGTGCCTGAGAGCCTCGCCCTGATCACTGCGATCGTCGTTCCGTTCATCTTCAAGCTGGTGGGCGCTGTTGCCCTCTGGATTGCCGGCGGCTGGCTCATCACCCTGGCCGTGCGCCTTTTACGCAGCTCTCTGCGCCACAGCAGCCTCGACGCGACGGTGGTGTCTTACCTGCTCAACATCCTCGCGGCAGTGCTGCGGGTGATCCTGGTGGTGGCCATCCTTGGCTTCTTCGGCATTGAAACGGCCAGCTTCGCCGCCCTGCTGGCCGGTGCAGGCGTGGCCATCGGCGCGGCCTGGAGCGGCATGCTGGGCAATTTCGCCGCCGGGGTGTTCCTGCAGGTCTTCCGCCCCTTCAGCGTGGGCGATTTCATCACTGCCGCCGGCGTCACCGGCACCGTGGAGGAAATCGGCATGTTCGTGAGCTCGGTGCTCTCTCCCGATAATGTCCGCAATATCATTCCCAACGGCAAGCTCTTCAGCGACAACATCCAGAACTATTCCGTGCATCCGTTCCGGCGGGTGGAACTGGTGGCCCAGCTCGACAACAGCGCCGATGTGGCCCGTGCCGTGGCCCTGCTTAAGGAGGGCATCAAGAGCGTTCCCAACCAGTACGACGGCATGCCGGCAGATGTGGAGGTGCTGGAGTTCACCGAGCGCGGCCCGAAACTTGCCGTTCGCCCTTACACCCATACGGACAACTACTGGCAGGTCTACTTCGACACCAACCGCATGATCGTGGATGTGCTGGGCAGCAATGGCTTCCCGGTGCCCCGCATCCCGCTGGCGATGGCCGCTCCTGCCAGCAACTAGAAGGCTGCGGTCACTGGCCGCTGACCACCGTCCGCGGCCAGGTTCACGGCTTGTCGAAGAAGCCGAGCGTGCTCAGCCAGTAGGCCATCGCCCCCAGCGGGATCAGCACGCTGAGCAGGATCTGCAGTTTCACGCGGTCCATCGGAGAGGGGCAAAGGTCACCGGCTTGCCAGTCAAACCACTCGCCAAGCCGGCCGCGAGCCACAGACGGCAAACAGCTGTGCTTCGAGCCGGATCCTGCCAACAATTCCGTTGCCAGCCGGATGTGGCAGCACTTCTGATGCGTGCCGCG
Above is a genomic segment from Synechococcus sp. MW101C3 containing:
- a CDS encoding peroxiredoxin — encoded protein: MKRRRLLQGSALFVSAWLARPRAATAMGGTLPELDRPAPSFRLPAFTADQLEPTTLGLEDFRGRWLALYFYPKDFTGGCTLEARGFQNDLARFHSLQAEVVGISADALDDHAAFCDSEGLAFPLLSDPGGKVSQRYGSWLPPFSQRHTFLIDPEGILRTRWVAVRPSGHSKEVLDELERLRGLSSGSLTT
- the htpG gene encoding molecular chaperone HtpG, which codes for MTVLEQGQIQIHTENIFPIIKKAVYSGHEVFLRELVSNGVDAISKRRMAAMAGDCSEGEEGRIQIRIDREAKTLTISDNGIGMTADEVKRYINQVAFSSAEEFLEKYKREDDAIIGHFGLGFYSSFMVAAKVELVSLSARPESEAVRWSCDGSPNFSLESGDRAEPGTDVILHLQEEEMEYIEPSRIRSLITTYCDFLPVEVQLEGETVNKRQAPWRQSARDLTENDYIELYRYLYPFQGDPLLWVHLNTDYPYNLQGILYFPKLTGRGDWEKGEIRLYCNQVFVSDSIKEVVPRYLLPLRGVIDSPDIPLNVSRSALQTDRRVRSIGGFVAKKVGDRLKQLQKDEPTRYAEIWEGIAPFIKIGAMEDDKFAEQVADLVLFGTTAAAADPEPIAVGGKAFTTLAAYRSRLAPENDKRILYCTDEAGQAGALALWQSQGAEVLLADALIDAQFIPWLEARHEELTFNRVDAELDDSLQEKESELTDSQGKDSSEQLRSLFKQALANDKVTIQVQALKGDNAPAALILLPEQMRRINDMGAFMEQRLPGLPDHHVLLINRRHALVEGLLKLSAGAVITGGGSSPSQQLADDLSRHIYELARLSVGGLEPNELAGFQQRSSNLMGRLMERGL
- a CDS encoding mechanosensitive ion channel family protein yields the protein MPESLALITAIVVPFIFKLVGAVALWIAGGWLITLAVRLLRSSLRHSSLDATVVSYLLNILAAVLRVILVVAILGFFGIETASFAALLAGAGVAIGAAWSGMLGNFAAGVFLQVFRPFSVGDFITAAGVTGTVEEIGMFVSSVLSPDNVRNIIPNGKLFSDNIQNYSVHPFRRVELVAQLDNSADVARAVALLKEGIKSVPNQYDGMPADVEVLEFTERGPKLAVRPYTHTDNYWQVYFDTNRMIVDVLGSNGFPVPRIPLAMAAPASN
- the rpmB gene encoding 50S ribosomal protein L28; amino-acid sequence: MSRVCQLTGKRANNGMAVSHSHVRTKKLQQVNLQERRLWWAEGNRWVKLRVATRTLRTIQKKGLGAYARELGINLAKI